The Plasmodium coatneyi strain Hackeri chromosome 11, complete sequence DNA segment CTGCTCCAGTGACTGGACTCCGAAGACTTCGTAGACCCACTGCGGGTTAATGCTTCTGcgaggggggggaagagcGGGAGCAAAATGAGATGTTAGAGAGTACACACAGCAAAGCACCATAAACGTGGTGATGGTGGTATGATGGTGTGGGTAAAAATACGCAGACAGAGCCACATGTAATGGTCCGCACAAACACCTAACTTACCGGCCAATCCACATAATGATATTCTCCCCATCCTCAACAATGTAGCAACCGTCCTGAGTCATATTCTCGCAAGTCAAACTCATGGTGTCGGGAAACATCATGGCATTATTGTCATCATAATTCCCGTGGTGcttttccaaattgtgcaaaGCGAACATTCTGGGGTAAAAATAGGCCTCCACACAATCGACGGGGATATTTTGCACCCTAGACCAGTGATAGATTCTCAGATCGGGTGGCACATCCCCACTGTCCCTAAACGCAACGGACTTCAGCATGCCTAAAACGTAAATGGATAACAACCTAGCCGTTTCGGAAAGGAGCAATTGGGAAGATAAAACTTGTGAACAAAGAGTCTGTATTAAGTTCCTTCCAtctgcaatttttccttttttacaaatgtcAATAGCTTGATGAGCGAGTAAAGACACAACAACTTGGGGGTTAATAGAATCCGTAATCGTCTTAATATTTTGCGTGACCGGCAGGGCATAGGTATGTAACCTTATTCTCCTTTCGCCGTTCGAATTTGTGTATAACAAGGCAGATTGCACATACACGACAGAATCTTGTACTACGTTTTCTTCCAAATCGACTATGATACTGAAATTCTGACTGGAGTGACAATTGGGTAGAGCTAATAAGTCCACCCCCCTAAACTGGAAGTTTCCATACCAGTTGGTAATTTTCCATCCTCTACTTATCCTTATTCGCATTACCGATTCCCATGCAGTTTCCGTGGTCAACGCGAATAACAGTTCCTCCCTCAGTTTGTCGCTATACTGATGCACGTTAAACTGGGGGTAGTAATAAAACGACCCTCCAGAATTCTTCACTAACGGGTAGATGGTTGCTAAGTCCAGGCTGTACAAAGGACAGGCAAACAAATCAACGGCTATCTGGTATTGAGTAATGCTCTGTGCTAACTCTGTATACAAATTATTAAAAGGAGTTAACATTTctatttccttcacttttgcaTCCACCGCGTTATTGCTAGAACTACCCGATCCGTAAAGGTTTTTGTAACTACTGCTCTTTTCCTTCGTCTCCCTGCTAACACTAACTGTTAAGTCCCCAATATTTGGTGCAGAGGATAGCACAAATACAAGTTTTCCCCCGACCTTTTTTAACACCATAATTGCTGCTTTTAACGCATTGCCTGCACAACAGTCGGtcattttgttattcctCCACATAGTTGGTAAATTGTCTAACAAGGTATCTATCACATTTTGACACTCATGCACATTTACCAAAATATCTTCCGGTAAGGGGATGAAGATGTCCTGTATATCTGGCACCACCATCATTTGCGTTTGCTTCAAATTCGAGTTCAGGTTGTAAAAATGGACCGTCGAATCGAACGTCATAATTCCTATTAGTGTTCTCGTGTCGAAAGGTTTCTTGCCATTCATATCGCCCCCACTATTATCATTACCACCTGAGGTGTTGTTTTTCGGTAGCAACTTCTTAATTGTGCTGCATACCACATCGAGCAGACCCGAATTGACGGACGTTACTGTCACATCGAtgaggaacaaataaacgGGCGGCTGTGGAGGTCTTATCATGTAATCACTTGGCGCGATGAATTCCACACTGCCGGTGCATAACTCTGGCCTCTGGAAAAggtccttcctttttcctttctcatcCAAAGGAGTGAAATAAAACTGAGGAGTATCATTCACATGGTAACACATGTTGCagttccatttcttccctcctccttcgaATCTCACAAAGGGGTTAATATACgtcctacattttttacatcttACAATTGTTGAGTTCCCAAAATTGACGGACGCTAACTCTGGGTACCCCTCCGGAATGGGTGCTAAAGGCTGTATTACAAACCCTAGCGGTACATACGCCTTCTGTTTTAAGGTCGTATTAGCTGGCATGTAACTTACCGAacttttaacaaaatgggaaaaggcattaaattgtaaaaattccTGATATGAATCGTTCATTGTGGGTTGCACACTATTTACATGTCCACCTCCTGTGTTGTCATACCCTAGGACATTTCCTCCTGGTTTTAATGCGTTGTTATTATTCATTACTGGGACGAATTGACTTGCTACCCCTCTGTACTGACCTTGATTTGTTAAATACGAATTGGGGTTGCTTCCATCTCcgtatatattattacttaAAGGAGGGCCACCCACATTGCCCTTATTCATTCCGTACATTCCCGGTTGCATTGCTTGCTGTGGGTGGTAGTAATTTGGGGGGTAGGCCCCTTCATTTCCCTTCATATTTCCACTACCCCTGTTTACCATGTCTGGGTTACTACCGCTTGTATTATTGTAAAAGAAGGGGCTATTCATGGGCTTGTTTACGTTGCCCGGGTTGTTACTATAATTCCCTGCATTGCCACCAccgctgttgttgttgttattgttgctgttgtaGTTGTTTCCCCCTCTGCTATAATCATACGGCTGCATTTTGTCTTCAAAGGGTGGTGtaaatgggggggaaaaaagtcaAGTAATTATCGTCCTTTACAATTCCGTTTGCTTTACAAACAAATGCGCTCTTTCAAGTTTCGCGCGGACAGAGCATCagtaaaaggggggaaagacaaAAGCAGTGCGGGTCTTCATGCGCAAAATGGGGATATTTACAAACGGAAAGAGCCCACAA contains these protein-coding regions:
- a CDS encoding Vesicle transport protein — translated: MQPYDYSRGGNNYNSNNNNNNSGGGNAGNYSNNPGNVNKPMNSPFFYNNTSGSNPDMVNRGSGNMKGNEGAYPPNYYHPQQAMQPGMYGMNKGNVGGPPLSNNIYGDGSNPNSYLTNQGQYRGVASQFVPVMNNNNALKPGGNVLGYDNTGGGHVNSVQPTMNDSYQEFLQFNAFSHFVKSSVSYMPANTTLKQKAYVPLGFVIQPLAPIPEGYPELASVNFGNSTIVRCKKCRTYINPFVRFEGGGKKWNCNMCYHVNDTPQFYFTPLDEKGKRKDLFQRPELCTGSVEFIAPSDYMIRPPQPPVYLFLIDVTVTSVNSGLLDVVCSTIKKLLPKNNTSGGNDNSGGDMNGKKPFDTRTLIGIMTFDSTVHFYNLNSNLKQTQMMVVPDIQDIFIPLPEDILVNVHECQNVIDTLLDNLPTMWRNNKMTDCCAGNALKAAIMVLKKVGGKLVFVLSSAPNIGDLTVSVSRETKEKSSSYKNLYGSGSSSNNAVDAKVKEIEMLTPFNNLYTELAQSITQYQIAVDLFACPLYSLDLATIYPLVKNSGGSFYYYPQFNVHQYSDKLREELLFALTTETAWESVMRIRISRGWKITNWYGNFQFRGVDLLALPNCHSSQNFSIIVDLEENVVQDSVVYVQSALLYTNSNGERRIRLHTYALPVTQNIKTITDSINPQVVVSLLAHQAIDICKKGKIADGRNLIQTLCSQVLSSQLLLSETARLLSIYVLGMLKSVAFRDSGDVPPDLRIYHWSRVQNIPVDCVEAYFYPRMFALHNLEKHHGNYDDNNAMMFPDTMSLTCENMTQDGCYIVEDGENIIMWIGRSINPQWVYEVFGVQSLEQLNSEYAENHLGTSGSPSGVQILNIINALRKIRTPSYMRLLVVKQGDPLEYKFFACLIEDRSQHMMMSLKEFLAKICPKYPQFVPSLNNPHAATLGR